The following coding sequences lie in one Bacteroides helcogenes P 36-108 genomic window:
- a CDS encoding cobaltochelatase subunit CobN: MKKKKIIIGGVVIVLLSVLWGVWCAWFGPTRVAFVNYQVISLGEISKANDNSFIKIAELSTNDLDRLNDYDMVFINAMGMRITEEQRALIRKAADKGLPVLTTAATNPDNKIVSLDSIQADTLRAYLGNGGRRNYRSMLNYVRRYIDGKLFSVREPEVAVLRANDLIYHIDPKKPEDEELGFNTIADYDAFLQKNGLWKGEGAPRIIVTGMMGEPTELIRKLEETGNVVYPVRSMKALIDRHQIDSIRPSAVINMAHGRMGDYMVDYLNIQNIPLFAPLNVNRLVDEWENDKMGMSGGFLSQSIVTPEIDGAIRPFSLFGHYKDEEGLQHVLAIPERLEMFVQTVNNYINLQRKPNSEKRVAIYYYKGPGQNAMTAAGMEVAPSLYNLLARMKKEGYKVEGLPASSKELERMIQSQGAVFNAYAEGAFDDFMKTGHPELITKAQYEGWVKKVLRLDKYAEVVAANGEFPGEYMVSADGRLGVARLQFGNVALLPQNAAGKGDNAFKIVHGTDAAPPHTYIASYLWTQFGFKADALIHFGTHGSLEFTPRKQVALSNSDWPDRLVGALPHFYIYSIGNVGEGMIAKRRSYAGLQSYLTPPFLESSVRGIYRDLMEKIKIYNNLVSSGEQQREGLKAGKSNEAGLRKASLAVKAVTVRLGIQRELDLDSILSKPYTEDEILRIENFAEELATEKITGQLYTMGIPYEDIRITSSVYAMATEPIAYSLLALDKLRKHADENILKHRALFTQRYLNPARDLVTRLLGNAALGTDELICHTAGITSAELDKAREIEKSRNTPQDMMTMMMAMGNEAPAEGKKHADIPGKNAVTGGISGMMKKKMREMAKGMDPKKAMALAKEMGASPEALKKMEASMIKEHRGEAKHQTSDSMKKEGMGMMMKGMFPKKEYTKEEMDFALAVMEVERTIKNVGNYKKALLGSPENELASMINALNGGYTKPSPGGDPIVNPNTLPTGRNLYGINAEATPSEAAWEKGIRLANNTIDMYKSRHNDSIPRKVSYTLWSGEFIETEGATIAQILYMLGVEPIRDAFGRVTDLKLIPSEELGRPRIDVVVQTSGQLRDLAASRLFLINRAVEMAANAKDDRFDNQVAAGVVEAERVLIEKGLTPKDAREISTYRVFGGANGGYGTGIQGMVMSGDRWDNEKELADTYLNNMGAYYGSEKNWEVFRQYAFEAALTRTDAVIQPRQSNTWGALSLDHVYEFMGGMNLAVRNVTGKDPDAYLSDYRNRNNFRMQEVKEAIGVESRTTIFNPAYIKEKMKGEASSANTFAEIVQNTYGWNVMKPKAVDKELWDEIYNVYVKDKFDLGLQDYFEKQNPAALEEMTAVMLETVRKGMWKASGQQVADIAKLHTDLVNKYRPSCSGFVCDNAKLRQFIASKVNSQAAAQYKESIDNIRESVVTNDKKGTVMKKEEMTSASAEEHTNVLNNAIVGIVVFVAVFALVLLVRYRRNKMKE; the protein is encoded by the coding sequence ATGAAAAAGAAGAAAATCATCATAGGGGGAGTAGTAATAGTGCTCCTGTCGGTGCTTTGGGGAGTGTGGTGCGCATGGTTCGGCCCTACCAGGGTGGCGTTTGTTAACTATCAGGTCATCAGTCTCGGTGAGATATCCAAGGCCAACGACAATTCGTTCATCAAGATAGCCGAACTGAGCACTAACGACTTGGACAGACTCAATGACTATGACATGGTGTTTATCAATGCCATGGGTATGAGGATTACTGAAGAACAGCGTGCTCTGATTCGAAAAGCCGCCGACAAGGGACTCCCTGTTCTGACTACCGCTGCGACGAATCCCGACAATAAGATTGTTTCACTGGACTCTATACAAGCGGATACTTTGCGTGCTTATTTGGGTAACGGTGGCCGTCGCAATTATCGCAGCATGCTGAACTATGTGCGCAGGTACATTGACGGTAAACTGTTTTCGGTACGTGAGCCTGAAGTTGCCGTACTGCGTGCCAATGACCTTATTTATCACATAGATCCCAAGAAACCGGAAGACGAGGAACTCGGATTCAACACCATAGCCGATTATGACGCATTTTTGCAAAAGAATGGTTTGTGGAAAGGAGAGGGAGCTCCCCGCATCATTGTTACCGGCATGATGGGAGAACCGACGGAACTCATCAGAAAGTTGGAGGAAACCGGTAATGTCGTTTATCCGGTACGGAGCATGAAGGCACTCATCGACAGACATCAAATCGATTCCATCCGTCCGTCGGCGGTCATCAATATGGCTCATGGACGTATGGGAGATTATATGGTGGATTATCTTAATATACAAAATATACCTCTTTTTGCCCCTCTCAACGTAAACCGTCTGGTGGATGAATGGGAGAATGACAAGATGGGAATGAGTGGCGGTTTTCTGTCGCAGAGTATCGTCACTCCCGAAATAGACGGCGCTATCCGTCCTTTTTCCCTTTTCGGACATTATAAAGATGAGGAAGGGCTGCAACACGTTCTTGCTATTCCCGAACGTTTGGAGATGTTTGTACAGACGGTAAACAACTATATCAATTTGCAGCGGAAGCCCAATTCCGAGAAGCGTGTGGCTATCTACTATTATAAAGGTCCCGGACAAAATGCTATGACTGCCGCGGGTATGGAAGTTGCTCCGTCGCTTTATAACCTGCTGGCCCGTATGAAGAAAGAGGGGTACAAGGTGGAAGGATTGCCTGCTTCTTCCAAGGAGTTGGAACGGATGATACAGTCTCAGGGGGCTGTGTTCAACGCTTATGCCGAGGGCGCTTTTGACGATTTCATGAAGACCGGACATCCGGAGTTGATTACCAAAGCCCAATATGAAGGTTGGGTGAAGAAAGTTCTCCGTCTCGATAAATATGCCGAAGTAGTGGCGGCTAACGGGGAATTTCCCGGTGAGTACATGGTTTCTGCCGACGGACGTTTGGGGGTGGCTCGCTTGCAGTTCGGCAATGTGGCGCTGCTGCCTCAGAACGCTGCTGGAAAAGGTGACAATGCTTTTAAAATAGTGCATGGTACGGATGCGGCTCCGCCTCATACTTATATTGCTTCTTATCTTTGGACGCAGTTCGGCTTCAAGGCTGACGCATTGATTCATTTCGGAACACATGGAAGCCTGGAGTTTACTCCTCGGAAACAGGTAGCTTTGAGCAATAGCGACTGGCCGGACCGCTTGGTGGGAGCTTTACCGCATTTTTACATCTATTCTATTGGCAATGTCGGTGAAGGCATGATTGCTAAACGTCGTTCATACGCCGGTTTGCAATCTTATCTCACACCGCCTTTCTTAGAAAGTAGCGTGCGGGGCATTTATCGTGATCTGATGGAGAAAATCAAGATTTATAATAATCTCGTTTCTTCCGGAGAGCAGCAGAGGGAAGGACTGAAAGCAGGCAAGTCGAATGAAGCAGGGCTTCGCAAGGCCTCATTGGCAGTGAAGGCGGTAACCGTCAGGTTGGGTATTCAGCGTGAATTGGACTTGGACAGTATTCTGAGCAAACCTTATACTGAAGACGAGATACTCCGTATAGAAAACTTTGCCGAAGAACTGGCTACAGAGAAGATTACAGGACAGCTTTATACGATGGGAATACCTTATGAAGATATACGCATAACGAGCAGTGTGTATGCCATGGCTACTGAGCCGATAGCTTACAGTTTGCTGGCTTTGGACAAGTTGCGCAAGCATGCTGATGAAAATATACTGAAGCATCGCGCCCTGTTTACGCAGCGCTATCTGAATCCTGCGCGTGACTTGGTGACCCGCTTGCTGGGTAATGCTGCTTTGGGTACTGACGAATTGATTTGCCATACTGCAGGTATCACTTCTGCCGAACTTGACAAAGCGCGTGAAATTGAGAAATCGCGTAATACACCGCAGGATATGATGACGATGATGATGGCTATGGGAAATGAAGCTCCCGCAGAAGGAAAGAAGCATGCCGATATACCCGGAAAAAACGCCGTTACAGGTGGAATATCGGGTATGATGAAGAAAAAAATGAGGGAAATGGCGAAAGGCATGGATCCTAAAAAAGCAATGGCTCTTGCTAAAGAGATGGGGGCAAGCCCCGAAGCTTTGAAAAAGATGGAAGCTTCTATGATAAAAGAGCATCGCGGAGAAGCAAAACATCAGACGTCGGATTCCATGAAAAAAGAAGGAATGGGTATGATGATGAAAGGAATGTTCCCGAAGAAGGAATATACCAAAGAAGAAATGGATTTTGCGTTGGCTGTGATGGAAGTGGAACGCACTATAAAGAATGTAGGAAACTATAAAAAAGCACTTCTGGGAAGTCCTGAAAATGAATTGGCTTCTATGATAAATGCTCTGAATGGAGGATATACCAAGCCCTCTCCCGGGGGGGATCCGATTGTGAATCCGAATACGTTGCCCACTGGCCGCAATCTTTATGGTATCAATGCTGAGGCTACTCCCAGCGAGGCGGCTTGGGAAAAGGGAATACGGCTGGCGAACAATACCATAGATATGTATAAGAGTCGCCATAATGACAGTATTCCCCGCAAGGTGAGTTATACGCTTTGGAGTGGTGAGTTTATTGAGACGGAAGGTGCTACGATAGCACAAATTCTTTATATGTTGGGTGTGGAACCGATACGTGATGCTTTTGGCCGTGTGACGGATTTGAAACTTATTCCTTCTGAAGAATTGGGACGTCCGCGGATTGATGTGGTTGTGCAGACCAGCGGCCAGTTACGAGATTTAGCGGCCTCCCGCCTGTTTCTTATAAACCGTGCGGTCGAAATGGCTGCCAATGCTAAGGATGACCGTTTTGATAATCAGGTTGCAGCAGGTGTTGTAGAGGCTGAGCGCGTATTGATAGAAAAGGGATTGACACCTAAAGATGCACGTGAAATTTCTACCTATCGTGTGTTTGGTGGAGCAAACGGTGGTTATGGTACTGGCATCCAAGGCATGGTGATGAGTGGTGACCGCTGGGATAATGAAAAGGAATTAGCCGATACATATCTGAATAATATGGGCGCTTATTACGGCAGTGAAAAGAATTGGGAAGTATTTCGCCAATATGCTTTTGAGGCAGCATTGACCCGTACGGATGCGGTTATACAACCCCGGCAGAGTAATACATGGGGAGCTTTGAGCCTTGATCATGTATATGAGTTTATGGGTGGAATGAATCTTGCAGTCCGTAATGTGACAGGAAAAGACCCGGATGCCTATTTGAGCGATTATCGTAACCGCAACAATTTCCGCATGCAAGAGGTGAAGGAGGCGATAGGAGTGGAGAGCCGGACTACGATTTTCAATCCTGCCTATATAAAGGAGAAGATGAAAGGAGAAGCGAGTTCTGCAAATACCTTTGCCGAAATTGTACAGAATACTTATGGCTGGAACGTGATGAAACCAAAGGCTGTTGACAAGGAACTATGGGATGAAATATATAATGTATATGTGAAGGATAAGTTTGACTTAGGTTTGCAGGATTATTTTGAGAAACAGAATCCGGCTGCTTTGGAAGAGATGACTGCCGTGATGCTGGAAACAGTTCGCAAGGGGATGTGGAAAGCAAGCGGGCAGCAGGTGGCGGATATTGCAAAGCTGCACACGGATTTGGTAAACAAATACAGACCTTCTTGTTCCGGTTTTGTGTGCGACAATGCCAAACTTCGTCAATTCATAGCTTCAAAGGTCAATTCTCAGGCTGCCGCACAGTATAAGGAAAGTATTGACAATATACGTGAGTCTGTCGTTACCAATGATAAAAAAGGAACGGTGATGAAGAAGGAGGAAATGACATCGGCGTCTGCAGAAGAACATACGAATGTGTTGAACAATGCAATTGTAGGTATTGTTGTGTTCGTTGCTGTCTTTGCTTTGGTATTGCTGGTCCGCTACCGCCGTAATAAAATGAAAGAATAA
- a CDS encoding TonB-dependent receptor → MKKSIKLLCLLWMLCVATASFANGINDNDNNSKRYLYALRGVVVDENNEPLAGAAIHVAGTTFGAGTNSSGEFVIRLNDAKRYVLQVSFMGYEPQNIEAVASQNPVILRIKLQPSDNQLNEVVVTGSFIEKPLMDVPVLTRIISRNDIQALNPMNVETLLQYELPGLQIGYNSMSQQPEITYQGMGGEYMLFLIDGERVSGEGSDHNVDFSRFNVDDIERIEVVKGAQSTIYGSNALGGVVNIITRTANRPFAANLNARYAGSNGQKYNGSIGLKKDRLTSFSSLTYRTKDTYTIDDGESGTSSTLWGYNIWDFTQKLGYTCNEKLSADIKGTYYRNQRDIRPGRLYQEYYVDHSLSGKVKYLPAENQQLVFGYIYDNYKKDNHYFRIDSTYTNYRNIKQTPRVDYTGKFGRHTVSAGFEGDIEYLKHYMLKDSSHVSNQAYAFYAQEDWNITDQLNIVAGVRADYHEKYHWHVTPKISVMWRFRKHVVFRAGYAQGFRSPSLKELYMSYDMGGLGMFMIYGNPNLKPETSNQYSLSAEFNKGGLNMAVAFSHNRFKNKIDYMAITDEAYGDMQYVNAENAKTSSVEGILRYRFGSGLIVTCSYAYTKDYAEVDGRNASLVRPHSATFNAMYSHKFGKVGFNCSLNGQWGAGFDTYSRSKNDDGSVSYKKRTYDARTLCSLNAGVTFPRGISLNVGMDNLLNYKDKAADSTLQVPQKGISVIGTVNINIADMFGL, encoded by the coding sequence CGTTCGGTGCAGGCACTAATTCCAGCGGAGAGTTTGTCATACGTCTGAATGATGCAAAGAGATATGTTTTGCAAGTGTCTTTTATGGGATATGAACCGCAAAACATAGAAGCTGTCGCGTCACAGAATCCGGTGATTTTGCGGATAAAGTTACAGCCTTCCGATAATCAGTTGAATGAAGTGGTGGTGACCGGCTCGTTTATAGAAAAGCCACTGATGGATGTACCTGTGCTGACTCGCATTATTTCGCGGAACGACATACAGGCCCTCAATCCCATGAATGTGGAGACACTGCTGCAATACGAGCTTCCGGGCTTGCAGATAGGATACAATTCGATGAGCCAGCAGCCTGAAATAACCTATCAGGGCATGGGTGGAGAGTATATGCTGTTCCTCATAGACGGAGAACGTGTAAGTGGTGAAGGTTCTGACCATAATGTGGACTTCAGCCGCTTCAATGTGGATGACATAGAGCGTATTGAAGTTGTCAAGGGGGCGCAGTCCACCATTTATGGCTCCAATGCCCTTGGAGGAGTTGTCAATATTATCACCAGAACTGCCAATCGCCCTTTCGCGGCAAACTTGAATGCGCGGTATGCCGGTTCTAACGGACAGAAGTACAATGGTTCGATAGGGTTGAAGAAGGATCGCCTGACTTCCTTTTCAAGTTTGACTTACCGTACCAAGGATACCTATACCATTGACGATGGGGAGAGTGGAACTTCTTCTACCCTTTGGGGATACAATATCTGGGACTTCACGCAGAAGCTGGGATATACCTGTAATGAAAAGCTGAGTGCCGATATCAAGGGTACTTATTATCGTAACCAGCGTGACATCCGTCCGGGGAGGCTCTATCAGGAATACTATGTGGACCATTCTCTGAGTGGAAAGGTGAAATATCTGCCGGCCGAAAACCAGCAACTTGTATTCGGCTATATCTATGACAATTACAAGAAGGACAATCATTATTTCCGTATAGACTCCACCTATACCAATTACCGGAACATCAAGCAGACACCGCGTGTGGACTATACGGGAAAATTCGGAAGGCATACTGTAAGCGCGGGATTTGAGGGTGACATTGAGTACCTGAAGCACTACATGCTGAAGGACAGTTCACATGTCAGCAATCAGGCGTATGCATTTTATGCGCAAGAAGACTGGAACATTACAGATCAACTGAACATTGTGGCCGGTGTACGTGCTGATTATCATGAGAAATATCACTGGCATGTCACTCCCAAGATTTCTGTCATGTGGCGTTTTCGCAAGCATGTCGTTTTTCGTGCCGGCTATGCACAAGGTTTCCGTTCTCCGTCTTTAAAGGAGCTTTATATGTCATACGACATGGGCGGATTGGGCATGTTCATGATTTACGGTAATCCGAATTTGAAGCCTGAAACCAGCAATCAATATTCTCTGTCTGCCGAATTCAACAAAGGTGGGCTGAATATGGCGGTTGCTTTCTCACACAACCGCTTCAAGAATAAGATAGACTATATGGCCATAACTGACGAAGCTTACGGTGACATGCAGTATGTTAATGCCGAAAATGCTAAAACTTCTTCTGTGGAAGGCATTTTGCGCTACCGTTTCGGCTCCGGGCTGATTGTGACCTGCTCTTATGCTTATACAAAAGATTATGCGGAAGTGGACGGGAGGAATGCTTCACTGGTACGTCCCCATTCGGCCACTTTCAATGCCATGTATTCGCATAAGTTCGGAAAGGTAGGCTTTAACTGCTCACTAAATGGGCAGTGGGGGGCTGGCTTCGACACATACAGCCGTTCGAAGAACGATGACGGAAGCGTTTCGTACAAAAAGCGCACCTATGATGCGCGTACATTGTGTTCGCTGAATGCCGGGGTAACTTTTCCGAGGGGGATTTCTTTGAATGTAGGAATGGACAACTTGCTCAATTATAAGGATAAGGCCGCTGACAGTACCCTGCAGGTTCCGCAAAAAGGAATCAGCGTGATCGGAACGGTAAATATCAATATTGCAGATATGTTTGGATTATAA
- a CDS encoding MotA/TolQ/ExbB proton channel family protein: protein MNYISDILYWISTGLLVPVIVLLIILFGRSILLIGNFFGQYLSIRKTEALLRLEMNSLTADTLPQLAERLPGKSSSLVILYIRRILEQKDSPAHVQRLLAEFEIAADKDLAISKTLTKMGPMLGLMGTLIPMGPALVGLSTGDIASMAYNMQVAFATTVVGLFASAIGFITQQVKQRWYLQDMTQLEFLAELLNENHKVK from the coding sequence ATGAATTATATTTCAGACATTCTTTATTGGATATCTACGGGATTGTTGGTCCCTGTCATTGTATTGCTGATCATTCTGTTTGGGCGTTCCATACTGCTTATCGGCAACTTTTTCGGACAGTATCTTTCTATTCGTAAGACAGAGGCACTGCTTCGTTTGGAAATGAATTCGTTGACGGCCGATACCTTGCCGCAGTTGGCGGAGCGTCTTCCTGGAAAAAGTTCTTCTTTGGTGATTTTATATATCCGTCGTATATTGGAGCAGAAAGATAGTCCCGCCCATGTACAACGTCTGTTGGCTGAATTTGAGATTGCAGCGGACAAAGATCTTGCTATTTCCAAGACATTGACAAAGATGGGGCCTATGCTCGGTCTGATGGGAACACTGATTCCAATGGGGCCGGCTTTGGTAGGACTTTCTACCGGAGATATTGCTTCAATGGCGTACAATATGCAGGTCGCATTTGCAACGACAGTGGTAGGCTTGTTTGCCAGTGCCATTGGTTTCATTACCCAGCAGGTGAAGCAGCGCTGGTATTTACAAGATATGACTCAACTGGAATTTTTGGCTGAATTATTAAATGAAAATCATAAAGTGAAATGA
- a CDS encoding M24 family metallopeptidase, producing the protein MLLPELKVRRDKIRVLMAQQGIDAALITCNVNLIYTYGRVVSGYLYLPLNAPARLFIKRPNNVTGEHVHSIRKPERLPELIKECGLPIPVKLMLEGDELSFTEYNRLAACFPGTEVVPCGTSLIRQARSIKTNIEIEMFRRSGAAHTKAYEQIPSVYKPGMTDRQLSIEIERLMRLEGCLGIFRVFGQSMEIFMGSLLAGENAAVPSPYDFALGGEGLDPSLPGGVNGTLIQAGQSVMVDMGGNFYGYMGDMSRVFSIGKLPEKAYAAHQTCLEVQEAVVRQAKPGTVCEDLYNTAIDMVTKAGFADYFMGMGQKAKFIGHGIGLEINEMPVLAPRMKQELTPGMVFALEPKIVLPGVGPVGIENSWVVTTEGLEKLTLCKEEIVEL; encoded by the coding sequence ATGTTACTACCGGAACTGAAAGTGAGGCGCGATAAAATACGCGTACTTATGGCTCAACAAGGAATTGATGCAGCTCTTATCACTTGTAATGTAAATTTAATCTATACGTACGGACGTGTTGTCAGCGGTTACCTGTATCTGCCGTTGAATGCACCTGCCCGTCTGTTCATAAAGCGCCCCAACAATGTTACAGGGGAGCATGTCCATTCCATCCGAAAACCAGAACGGCTTCCTGAACTGATAAAAGAGTGCGGTCTGCCGATACCGGTCAAACTAATGTTGGAAGGCGATGAACTGTCCTTTACGGAGTATAATCGTTTGGCTGCTTGTTTCCCCGGAACGGAGGTTGTGCCCTGTGGCACATCTTTGATACGTCAGGCAAGGAGTATTAAGACAAATATTGAGATTGAAATGTTTCGCCGTTCAGGAGCTGCCCATACCAAGGCTTATGAACAGATTCCTTCTGTTTATAAGCCCGGGATGACAGACCGGCAGTTGTCTATTGAAATAGAACGCCTGATGCGTCTTGAAGGTTGTTTGGGCATCTTTCGTGTTTTCGGACAGAGTATGGAAATCTTTATGGGGAGTCTTTTGGCGGGAGAAAATGCTGCTGTTCCCTCTCCTTACGATTTTGCATTGGGAGGTGAAGGGCTTGATCCATCTTTACCCGGAGGGGTGAATGGTACTTTGATACAGGCCGGACAAAGTGTTATGGTGGACATGGGAGGCAATTTTTACGGTTATATGGGAGATATGAGTCGTGTATTCTCTATCGGTAAATTGCCTGAAAAAGCTTATGCCGCCCATCAGACTTGTCTGGAGGTTCAGGAGGCCGTCGTTCGGCAGGCTAAGCCGGGAACTGTTTGTGAGGATCTTTATAATACAGCTATCGATATGGTGACTAAAGCTGGTTTTGCCGATTATTTTATGGGTATGGGGCAGAAGGCCAAATTCATCGGTCATGGTATCGGTTTGGAAATAAATGAAATGCCGGTGTTGGCTCCGCGTATGAAACAGGAACTTACTCCGGGCATGGTTTTTGCCTTGGAACCGAAAATTGTATTACCTGGAGTGGGGCCTGTGGGTATTGAGAATTCTTGGGTTGTAACGACAGAAGGCTTGGAGAAGCTGACACTTTGCAAGGAAGAGATTGTGGAGCTTTAG
- a CDS encoding DUF2149 domain-containing protein — MKRRLLRKEEDSDPMSVVSNLFDVAMVFAVALMVALVSRYNMTEMFSKEDFTMVKNPGKENMEIITKEGQKINRYTPSENQDAKRGTKGKKVGIAYELDNGEIIYVPE; from the coding sequence ATGAAGAGACGTCTGCTGAGAAAAGAAGAAGACAGTGATCCGATGAGTGTGGTAAGCAACCTTTTTGATGTTGCGATGGTATTTGCCGTGGCTCTGATGGTAGCTTTGGTGAGCCGCTATAACATGACGGAAATGTTCAGTAAGGAAGATTTTACCATGGTGAAAAATCCCGGTAAGGAGAATATGGAAATTATTACCAAGGAGGGGCAGAAGATAAATCGCTATACTCCGTCCGAGAATCAGGATGCAAAAAGAGGAACGAAGGGGAAAAAAGTAGGTATTGCCTATGAACTGGATAACGGGGAAATCATTTATGTCCCCGAATAA